The following proteins come from a genomic window of Halorussus halophilus:
- a CDS encoding DUF7344 domain-containing protein has protein sequence MSDKSKPERQGEATNGVSSVSEHDSLETPEIDVLLEALADQQRRCILEQLVEADDGVATFSELIDRVLATSRGPNGSRERVATSLHHRHLPKLADAGLVEYDARSETARYRGDAVTEQWLELAIDHE, from the coding sequence ATGAGCGACAAAAGTAAACCAGAGAGGCAGGGGGAAGCGACGAACGGTGTCTCGTCCGTATCGGAACACGATTCGCTTGAGACACCGGAAATCGACGTGCTACTCGAAGCACTCGCGGACCAGCAACGCCGTTGCATCCTCGAACAACTCGTCGAAGCAGACGACGGCGTCGCGACGTTCTCCGAACTCATCGACCGAGTCCTCGCAACGTCTCGTGGCCCGAACGGTAGCCGCGAGCGCGTCGCAACGAGTCTCCATCACCGTCACTTGCCGAAACTCGCCGACGCTGGTCTCGTCGAGTACGACGCACGGAGCGAGACCGCACGCTATCGCGGTGACGCCGTCACCGAACAGTGGCTCGAACTGGCTATCGACCACGAATAA
- a CDS encoding glycoside hydrolase family 2 protein yields the protein MSLNEWTGAAVEASAGDAPPSPEEWHPVTVPGRPERFAEEDAVAYRTRFSDPTEGGERATLELRGCFAHARIWLNGELLGEHDTYFVPARYPLDLDAENELVVVCRAPDRFGGVYATDDVPAENAVPGIWWAADLETHPETFIDDLTLTPRRTEEGTVIDARMAVEAGADVDDRISLSVRPQGFRGGGVMERAQVEAEAGERVVVEKELHLRDPAYWWPIGFGPQHQYAVRARLGDSERVRKTGLCEITYDDGLVVNGQHVPARGFGLLPTGEPTWDVERAANANANLVRPRAHVPPAEFYEACADAGLLVWQDLPLAGADSYDTERANNLAETLAASVERHPCVAAFGVHDEPSDHLSGVGPSRLSKYKVRWRAWRADYDASADDEVAETFDGAPTFPVSGAPGIDPDAVQVFPGWQYGDVSDLDWLLDKYDCGDVVGAFGAGALASEGAIERKDAGGVAGFDADLHDAYVSGGVEQSQFYQAKVLKSATETLRRRGTGVLATAALRDTDAAAGMGVLAADGTEKAGYAAMADSLEPVQVVLDAYPESGDSRELTVLNDTHERVEGTVAWEAGNRSGGTDVAVEPFQRASAGTLRVPDDADAVELSLSLGDGTATNAYPL from the coding sequence ATGTCTCTGAACGAGTGGACGGGCGCGGCGGTCGAAGCGTCCGCGGGGGACGCGCCACCATCTCCCGAGGAGTGGCACCCAGTGACGGTGCCAGGTCGCCCCGAGCGGTTCGCCGAGGAGGACGCCGTGGCCTACCGAACCCGGTTTTCCGACCCGACCGAGGGTGGCGAACGAGCGACGCTCGAACTTCGCGGGTGCTTCGCCCACGCCCGCATCTGGCTGAACGGCGAACTGCTCGGCGAACACGACACGTACTTCGTGCCCGCCCGGTACCCCCTCGACCTCGATGCCGAGAACGAACTCGTGGTCGTCTGCCGCGCTCCCGACCGATTCGGCGGCGTCTACGCCACCGACGACGTACCCGCGGAGAACGCGGTGCCCGGCATCTGGTGGGCGGCCGACCTCGAAACGCATCCCGAGACGTTCATCGACGACCTGACGCTGACGCCGCGTCGAACCGAGGAGGGAACCGTCATCGACGCCCGGATGGCCGTCGAAGCAGGCGCGGACGTGGACGACCGAATCTCGCTGTCGGTGCGCCCGCAGGGCTTCCGCGGCGGCGGCGTCATGGAGCGCGCACAGGTCGAAGCCGAGGCGGGCGAGCGAGTCGTCGTGGAGAAGGAACTCCACCTGCGCGACCCCGCTTACTGGTGGCCCATCGGATTCGGCCCGCAACACCAGTACGCAGTCCGAGCGCGCCTCGGCGACTCCGAGCGCGTTCGCAAGACGGGCCTCTGCGAGATTACGTACGACGACGGACTCGTCGTAAACGGCCAGCACGTGCCCGCCCGCGGGTTCGGCCTGCTCCCGACCGGCGAGCCGACGTGGGACGTAGAGCGGGCCGCCAACGCGAACGCGAATCTGGTTCGTCCGCGCGCCCACGTGCCGCCCGCCGAGTTCTACGAAGCGTGTGCCGACGCTGGCTTGCTCGTCTGGCAGGACCTGCCGCTCGCTGGTGCAGACAGCTACGACACGGAGCGCGCGAACAACCTCGCCGAAACGCTCGCCGCGAGCGTCGAGCGACACCCGTGTGTGGCCGCGTTCGGCGTCCACGACGAACCGAGCGACCATCTTTCGGGGGTCGGGCCGTCGCGACTCTCCAAGTACAAAGTTCGCTGGCGCGCGTGGCGCGCGGACTACGACGCGAGTGCCGACGACGAAGTGGCCGAGACGTTCGACGGCGCACCGACGTTCCCCGTCTCGGGTGCGCCTGGCATCGACCCCGACGCAGTGCAGGTGTTTCCGGGGTGGCAGTACGGGGACGTCTCGGACCTCGATTGGCTCCTCGACAAGTACGACTGCGGCGACGTAGTCGGCGCGTTCGGGGCAGGCGCACTCGCCTCTGAGGGTGCAATCGAGAGAAAAGACGCCGGAGGTGTCGCTGGCTTCGACGCAGACCTCCACGACGCCTACGTCTCCGGTGGCGTCGAGCAATCACAGTTCTATCAGGCGAAAGTTCTCAAGTCGGCGACCGAGACGCTCCGACGGCGCGGGACGGGCGTGCTGGCGACTGCCGCACTGCGCGATACGGATGCGGCCGCAGGCATGGGCGTGCTGGCCGCCGACGGCACGGAGAAGGCAGGGTACGCCGCGATGGCCGACTCGCTCGAACCGGTGCAAGTCGTCCTCGATGCCTACCCCGAGAGCGGCGACAGTCGGGAACTGACGGTCCTCAACGACACCCACGAGCGTGTCGAGGGGACCGTCGCGTGGGAGGCGGGCAACCGGAGCGGCGGTACGGACGTGGCAGTCGAGCCTTTCCAGCGCGCGAGCGCGGGTACGCTGCGGGTTCCCGACGACGCGGACGCCGTCGAGTTGTCGCTCTCGCTCGGTGACGGGACGGCGACGAACGCCTATCCTTTATAA
- a CDS encoding bacterio-opsin activator domain-containing protein, with translation MSDPDFREESVTNADGLPSDDSDEECGEQDVDAERIEQRGGGQAPAGRSYESLTQHAKRLEAIVDSSSDPIVLKDLAGRYQFVNDAAADYVGLPKSDIVGSTDPELFGEPGREIRRYEKAVMETETDRTFEVTLPGEDGDERVFENRASPYYDPDGELAGTFAICKDVTERKVRDQTLESQRNALATLNRINEVVRAVISVLIGEANREEIEQAVCDRIVESDLYEVAWVGQPNAATGEIRGLVGAGIDDSIRSLVDGIDVSEDSDEAVAKAYHTGETQVVARFGDEAWSAASDLRQDSIVDQSDRSGIAVPIRYGDTTYGVLAVESTRPSAFSDREADAFDVLGELIGFAINAVMNRRLALSDTVVELEFELDDPNSVYVALSEQLGCSLRLEGMATGPDGSLVFYDTMWGADPEELIALAAEWDTVESVRLVSQHEDEYLLEFTVSGSSFVLTLSEYGAKTSEAITERGTARVVAELPPDTDVREVVEQVREEYPSAELVAKREREREVHTAREF, from the coding sequence ATGAGTGACCCCGACTTCCGGGAAGAGTCTGTGACGAACGCAGACGGCCTTCCGAGCGACGATAGCGACGAGGAGTGCGGGGAACAGGACGTAGACGCCGAGCGCATCGAGCAACGTGGTGGCGGGCAGGCACCTGCCGGTCGTTCCTACGAGAGTCTCACCCAGCACGCCAAACGACTCGAAGCTATCGTTGACAGTAGCTCAGACCCTATCGTCCTCAAAGACTTAGCGGGTCGCTACCAGTTCGTCAACGACGCGGCCGCCGACTACGTCGGTCTCCCGAAGTCCGACATCGTCGGTTCGACCGACCCGGAGTTGTTCGGCGAACCGGGCCGCGAGATTCGACGCTACGAGAAAGCGGTAATGGAGACCGAGACGGACCGGACGTTCGAGGTGACCCTGCCCGGCGAAGACGGCGACGAACGCGTCTTCGAGAACCGAGCGTCGCCGTACTACGACCCAGACGGTGAACTCGCGGGGACGTTCGCCATCTGCAAAGACGTGACCGAGCGGAAGGTTCGAGACCAGACCCTCGAAAGCCAACGCAACGCCCTCGCCACGCTGAACCGAATCAACGAAGTCGTGCGGGCGGTAATCAGCGTCCTCATCGGTGAGGCGAACCGTGAAGAGATAGAGCAAGCAGTCTGTGACCGCATCGTGGAATCGGACCTCTACGAGGTCGCGTGGGTCGGCCAGCCGAACGCCGCGACGGGTGAGATTCGTGGACTCGTCGGCGCGGGGATAGACGACTCGATTCGAAGCCTCGTAGACGGCATCGACGTGAGCGAGGACAGCGACGAAGCGGTAGCGAAAGCCTACCACACGGGCGAGACGCAAGTCGTCGCCAGATTCGGCGACGAGGCGTGGTCCGCGGCGAGCGACCTCCGACAAGACAGCATCGTGGACCAGAGCGACCGCTCGGGCATCGCCGTCCCCATTCGGTACGGGGACACGACCTACGGCGTCCTCGCCGTCGAATCGACCCGTCCGTCCGCGTTCAGTGACCGTGAGGCCGACGCGTTCGACGTGTTGGGCGAACTCATCGGGTTCGCCATCAACGCGGTGATGAACCGCCGACTGGCGCTGTCGGACACCGTCGTCGAACTGGAGTTCGAACTCGACGACCCGAACTCCGTCTACGTCGCGCTCTCTGAACAACTCGGCTGTTCGCTCCGGTTGGAGGGGATGGCGACCGGACCGGACGGGTCGCTCGTATTCTACGACACGATGTGGGGCGCGGACCCCGAGGAACTCATCGCCCTCGCCGCCGAGTGGGACACCGTCGAGAGCGTGCGACTGGTCAGCCAGCACGAAGACGAGTACCTCCTCGAATTCACCGTCTCGGGGTCGTCGTTCGTCCTCACGCTCTCTGAGTACGGCGCGAAGACGAGCGAAGCGATAACCGAACGCGGAACGGCGCGCGTCGTCGCCGAACTCCCTCCCGACACCGACGTTCGAGAGGTGGTCGAACAGGTCCGAGAGGAGTACCCCAGCGCCGAGTTGGTCGCCAAGCGCGAACGAGAGCGCGAAGTCCACACTGCCCGCGAGTTCTGA
- a CDS encoding endonuclease III domain-containing protein, with protein MNDEPAENISGGDPETSSFATFTSGEAATRAEEVIDRLGELYWQKTYGGQDAFECLVRTVLSQNTSDKASQPAHDALLEKYGTQDHVGLASALADASHDELADTIRSAGLYNQKAEVLRGVAERVLDEYGSAAEFDEFVREGEPSEVREALLDFSGVGPKTADCVLLFAGGQTGVFPVDTHVHRIYRRLGIAPPDADHEAVRAVLEQEVPAEKCGFGHTASIQFGREYCSARKPACLDGPEACPLYDICERVGVIPETGEVVDPAETARD; from the coding sequence ATGAACGACGAACCCGCCGAGAACATCAGCGGTGGCGACCCCGAGACGAGTTCGTTCGCCACGTTCACTTCGGGGGAGGCCGCGACTCGCGCCGAGGAAGTCATCGACCGTCTCGGCGAACTGTACTGGCAGAAGACCTACGGCGGACAGGACGCCTTCGAGTGTCTGGTGCGCACGGTTCTGAGTCAGAACACCAGCGACAAAGCCAGTCAACCGGCCCACGACGCGCTCCTGGAAAAGTATGGAACTCAGGACCATGTAGGCCTCGCGTCGGCGCTCGCCGACGCGAGTCACGACGAACTCGCCGACACGATTCGCTCTGCCGGACTCTACAACCAGAAAGCCGAGGTCCTTCGCGGAGTCGCCGAGCGCGTGCTGGACGAGTATGGGAGCGCCGCCGAGTTCGACGAATTCGTCAGAGAGGGGGAGCCTTCGGAAGTTCGAGAGGCCCTCCTCGACTTCTCGGGAGTCGGTCCGAAGACCGCGGACTGCGTTCTGCTGTTCGCCGGTGGCCAGACCGGCGTCTTCCCGGTCGATACGCACGTCCACCGCATCTACCGGCGACTCGGCATCGCGCCGCCCGACGCCGACCACGAGGCGGTTCGGGCGGTGTTAGAGCAGGAGGTACCAGCGGAGAAATGTGGGTTCGGGCACACGGCCTCGATTCAGTTCGGCCGCGAGTACTGCTCGGCGCGCAAGCCCGCCTGTCTGGACGGCCCGGAGGCGTGCCCGCTGTACGACATCTGCGAGCGGGTTGGTGTGATTCCGGAGACGGGGGAAGTGGTTGACCCCGCCGAGACAGCGAGGGATTGA
- a CDS encoding UDP-N-acetylglucosamine 2-epimerase, producing the protein MSTSPEMEIYDDRLAAQLDRDDYALAVVTATKPDFYKQAPLVAAADSRDVPCFVLHTGQHYDDVLGHGLAEYGVEDRVAADLRVRGDLSEKTAQLMRKVKRFAQHVEEHYPDTTVLPIVHGDTLAAGIVPQAWMFATNQFVAHNEAGLRGMAPEEFDPTADPAEVVRQQWEGEWVRNRTEPFPEQYDTFVGSAGSIYQFAPVELNRDHLEREGYPTEVEGSDRMPVVGNSVVDAIEAKKDANLDQSVFDVYPALEARDDWIRVDVHRRANLLPERFEAIVEGVIGLVESGYNVNFVELNATERALREYGLREKLTRLADERENFLFTGLWKKHAHVYEFLESGQCLAELTDSGSMQEELNYIDGPVCLTARFNTDRPETVFEANTNLLVPPVSGKFVRETVEHVAESDLRDQMSSGPNLYGGDVAGTIVEFLAEKRDEHPFEWAHERQGFGTEAGREFDYL; encoded by the coding sequence ATGAGCACCAGTCCCGAGATGGAGATTTACGACGACCGACTCGCCGCGCAACTGGACCGCGACGACTACGCGCTCGCCGTCGTCACCGCGACCAAGCCCGACTTCTACAAGCAAGCGCCGCTGGTCGCCGCCGCGGACTCGCGCGACGTGCCCTGCTTCGTCCTCCACACTGGCCAGCACTACGACGACGTACTCGGCCACGGACTCGCGGAGTACGGCGTCGAGGACCGAGTCGCCGCAGACCTCCGCGTCCGGGGCGACCTCTCGGAGAAGACCGCCCAACTGATGCGGAAGGTCAAACGGTTCGCCCAGCACGTCGAGGAACACTACCCCGACACGACCGTCCTGCCAATCGTCCACGGCGACACGCTCGCGGCGGGCATCGTCCCGCAGGCGTGGATGTTCGCTACGAACCAGTTCGTCGCGCACAACGAGGCCGGACTGCGCGGGATGGCCCCCGAAGAATTCGACCCGACTGCCGACCCCGCAGAAGTCGTCCGCCAGCAGTGGGAGGGCGAGTGGGTGCGCAATCGCACCGAACCGTTCCCCGAGCAGTACGACACCTTCGTCGGGTCTGCCGGGTCCATCTACCAGTTCGCGCCGGTCGAACTGAACCGCGACCACCTCGAACGCGAGGGCTATCCGACCGAAGTCGAGGGGAGCGACCGAATGCCGGTCGTCGGCAACTCAGTCGTGGACGCCATCGAGGCCAAGAAAGACGCCAACCTCGACCAGAGCGTCTTCGACGTGTACCCCGCGTTGGAAGCCCGCGACGACTGGATTCGAGTGGACGTCCACCGACGCGCGAATCTGCTCCCCGAGCGGTTCGAAGCTATCGTGGAGGGCGTAATCGGCCTCGTCGAGTCGGGCTACAACGTCAACTTCGTGGAACTGAACGCGACCGAGCGCGCGCTCCGGGAGTACGGTCTGCGGGAGAAACTGACCCGACTGGCCGACGAGCGCGAGAACTTCCTCTTTACCGGTCTCTGGAAGAAGCACGCCCACGTCTACGAGTTCCTCGAATCCGGACAGTGCCTCGCGGAACTGACGGACTCCGGTAGCATGCAGGAGGAACTGAACTACATCGACGGCCCGGTCTGTCTCACCGCGCGGTTCAACACCGACCGACCGGAGACGGTGTTCGAGGCGAACACGAACCTGCTCGTACCGCCCGTCTCCGGGAAGTTCGTCCGCGAGACGGTCGAACACGTCGCCGAGTCCGACCTTCGCGACCAGATGAGTTCGGGGCCGAACCTCTACGGGGGTGACGTGGCGGGCACCATCGTGGAGTTCCTCGCCGAGAAACGCGACGAGCATCCCTTCGAGTGGGCACACGAACGGCAGGGCTTCGGCACCGAGGCAGGTCGCGAGTTCGACTATCTGTAG
- a CDS encoding Rieske (2Fe-2S) protein has translation MSTDRRITSVDEVPDDSTFLFRVRNSETDEQKEVILLRLGGEESSEGDEADDKQTDGGEEIVGWFNYCQHFTHIKLDKGEGAPMRDGEVICANHGAWFESNTGYCSFGPCEGAYLNEVEVTVEDGDVYLADEDYEFVGLGPEEKDDFDLTSKSNIEF, from the coding sequence GTGAGTACGGACCGTCGAATTACGAGCGTCGATGAGGTCCCCGACGACAGCACGTTCCTCTTCCGAGTCCGAAATTCGGAGACCGACGAGCAGAAGGAAGTGATTCTCCTACGTCTCGGCGGCGAGGAGTCATCCGAGGGCGACGAGGCCGACGACAAACAGACCGACGGCGGCGAGGAGATAGTCGGGTGGTTCAACTACTGCCAGCACTTCACCCACATCAAACTCGACAAGGGCGAGGGCGCGCCGATGCGCGACGGCGAAGTAATCTGTGCGAACCACGGCGCGTGGTTCGAATCCAACACTGGCTACTGCTCGTTCGGTCCCTGTGAGGGCGCGTATCTCAACGAAGTCGAAGTCACTGTCGAAGACGGCGACGTGTACCTCGCGGACGAGGACTACGAGTTCGTTGGTCTTGGCCCCGAGGAGAAAGACGACTTCGACCTCACCTCGAAGTCGAACATCGAGTTCTGA
- a CDS encoding diphthine--ammonia ligase gives MSDGHWLSLFSGGKDSSWALYRALEEGLDVSRLVTVHPEGDSYMYHVPATRLASLAAESLDIELVEVEPDDFEADSAGDSGTQGDAELEPLEAAISQLDSELDSGVAGVTAGAIESEYQTSRIEGMCERLDIELFAPLWQRDPRELADEMLDAGFEITIIRAAAYGLDESWLGRTLDEEAIAELEELHEEYGVHILGEGGEFETLVTDGPHMERPIELEYETEWEESRGTLQITDARLSE, from the coding sequence ATGAGCGACGGCCACTGGCTCTCTCTGTTCTCCGGCGGGAAGGACTCCTCGTGGGCGCTCTATCGCGCCTTGGAAGAAGGCTTAGACGTGTCGCGACTGGTCACGGTCCACCCGGAGGGTGACTCGTACATGTACCACGTTCCGGCGACTCGATTGGCGAGTCTCGCCGCCGAGAGCCTCGACATCGAACTCGTGGAGGTCGAACCTGACGACTTCGAAGCCGACTCGGCAGGCGACTCCGGAACGCAGGGCGACGCGGAACTCGAACCCCTCGAAGCCGCCATCTCGCAACTCGATAGCGAACTTGACAGCGGCGTCGCGGGCGTCACCGCGGGTGCAATCGAGAGCGAGTACCAGACCAGTCGCATCGAAGGGATGTGCGAGCGACTCGACATCGAACTGTTCGCGCCGCTCTGGCAGCGCGACCCCCGCGAACTCGCTGACGAGATGCTAGACGCTGGCTTCGAAATCACCATCATCCGCGCGGCGGCCTACGGACTGGACGAATCGTGGCTCGGTCGGACGCTGGACGAGGAAGCGATTGCCGAACTCGAAGAACTCCACGAGGAGTACGGCGTCCACATCCTCGGCGAAGGCGGCGAGTTCGAGACGCTGGTGACCGACGGCCCGCACATGGAGCGGCCTATCGAACTGGAGTACGAGACCGAATGGGAGGAGTCGCGCGGCACGTTGCAGATTACGGACGCGCGGTTGAGTGAGTAA
- a CDS encoding transcriptional regulator produces the protein MREADATTRERIAAHLRERSAAPSVLANEFDITAPSAVDHVRHVARSLDDGDEQLLVAPPTCRDCGFDAFDDPANRPSRCPDCKSEAISEPEYKIA, from the coding sequence ATGCGCGAGGCCGACGCGACGACCCGCGAACGAATCGCCGCCCACCTGCGAGAGCGCAGTGCCGCCCCGAGTGTGCTGGCCAACGAGTTCGACATCACCGCTCCGTCCGCCGTAGACCACGTCCGGCACGTCGCCCGGTCACTGGACGACGGCGACGAACAACTGCTGGTCGCACCGCCGACCTGTCGAGACTGCGGCTTCGACGCCTTCGACGACCCAGCGAATCGCCCCTCGCGGTGCCCCGACTGCAAGAGCGAGGCGATTTCGGAACCAGAGTACAAAATCGCCTGA
- a CDS encoding DUF371 domain-containing protein, which produces MKETIRAHGHEHVSAEHASTFEVTTDDFLTPAGDCILAIEADQAPADFDSEFVAACQHEDATITATFEAGGYTERVTGRGDPELTFQSDRSMVGRTSDYVDDRTFVLGADFAAEGFDRDLVAALADGAELTVTVEVEREE; this is translated from the coding sequence ATGAAGGAGACGATTCGCGCACACGGCCACGAACACGTCTCGGCCGAACACGCCAGCACGTTCGAAGTAACGACCGACGACTTTCTGACGCCCGCGGGCGACTGCATCCTCGCAATCGAAGCCGACCAAGCACCCGCAGACTTCGATTCGGAGTTCGTCGCGGCTTGCCAGCACGAAGACGCTACGATTACGGCGACGTTCGAGGCTGGCGGCTACACGGAGCGCGTGACGGGTCGCGGCGACCCCGAGTTGACCTTCCAAAGCGACCGAAGCATGGTCGGCCGCACCAGCGACTACGTAGACGACCGGACGTTCGTGCTCGGGGCGGACTTTGCAGCGGAGGGCTTCGATAGGGACTTGGTGGCGGCGCTGGCGGATGGCGCAGAGTTGACCGTGACGGTGGAAGTCGAGCGGGAGGAGTAA
- a CDS encoding helix-turn-helix domain-containing protein — MSDQLTDAQRRALRSSYFAGYYEWPRDSTAEEVADSLGISSPTLHQHLRKAHRELLSAFFAE; from the coding sequence TTGAGCGACCAACTGACCGACGCCCAGCGTCGCGCGCTCCGCTCGTCGTACTTCGCGGGCTACTACGAGTGGCCGCGGGACAGCACGGCCGAAGAAGTCGCCGACTCGCTCGGTATCTCTTCGCCGACGCTCCACCAACACCTCCGAAAAGCCCACCGAGAACTCCTGAGTGCGTTCTTCGCGGAGTAA
- a CDS encoding DUF373 family protein, with product MSTLVVCVDRDDDIGTKTGLETPVSGWEAVRSLVTEVGLADPEDSSVNCLLEALRVARDLRDDDEDVSIAVISGAAETMVGRDRAVAEQTDQLITDHDPDSAIVVIDSAQDERLVPIIESRIQVDAVDRVVVRQARDIESTYYLLKQFLADEELRQTVLVPVGLVMLAFPILLMIFGPAIAVASITAVIGLFVLYKGIGVDDYLADLPGEVRDALYSGRVSIVTYVVAAGLSLVGLFAGALHVSDPSTPSQGILLPAMAFAFASVPWLAGAALAASTGRLLDEAIRNEKVRNSYLNLPFGVLAVGLVVRGFSAYFLQREGYIDPVVIPHIEVGNLSVQELTLLPGTRLALFVVSGVVLSLVGVRISSYVTGTSLEEELVE from the coding sequence ATGAGTACGCTGGTGGTGTGCGTCGATAGGGACGACGACATCGGAACGAAGACGGGCTTAGAGACGCCGGTCTCCGGTTGGGAAGCGGTCCGGTCGCTGGTCACGGAAGTCGGTCTCGCCGACCCCGAAGACTCCAGCGTGAACTGTTTGCTCGAAGCCCTGCGAGTCGCTCGCGACCTGCGCGACGACGACGAAGACGTCTCCATCGCGGTCATCTCCGGCGCGGCCGAGACGATGGTCGGTCGCGACCGGGCCGTCGCCGAACAGACCGACCAACTCATCACCGACCACGACCCCGACTCGGCCATCGTCGTCATCGACAGTGCCCAAGACGAGCGACTGGTGCCCATCATCGAGAGTCGGATTCAAGTCGATGCGGTGGACCGAGTGGTCGTCCGGCAGGCCCGCGACATCGAGTCTACGTACTACCTGCTCAAGCAGTTCCTCGCCGACGAGGAGCTACGCCAGACCGTCCTCGTCCCCGTCGGACTGGTGATGCTGGCGTTCCCGATTCTGCTGATGATATTCGGGCCCGCCATCGCAGTGGCGTCCATCACGGCCGTCATCGGCCTGTTCGTCCTCTACAAGGGAATCGGCGTGGACGACTACCTCGCGGACCTCCCCGGCGAAGTCAGGGACGCGCTGTACTCCGGGCGAGTCTCCATCGTCACGTACGTCGTGGCGGCCGGACTCTCGCTCGTCGGTCTGTTCGCTGGCGCGCTCCACGTCTCCGACCCTTCGACGCCCTCCCAAGGTATCTTGCTCCCGGCGATGGCCTTCGCGTTCGCCAGCGTCCCGTGGCTCGCCGGGGCGGCGCTCGCGGCCTCGACCGGTCGCCTGCTGGACGAGGCCATCCGTAACGAGAAGGTGCGAAACTCGTATCTCAACCTTCCGTTCGGCGTCCTCGCTGTCGGACTCGTCGTACGCGGGTTCTCGGCGTACTTCCTTCAACGCGAGGGGTACATCGACCCCGTCGTGATTCCGCACATCGAAGTCGGCAATCTCTCGGTCCAAGAACTCACGCTCCTGCCCGGCACGCGCCTCGCGCTGTTCGTCGTGAGCGGCGTCGTGCTGAGTCTCGTCGGCGTGCGAATCTCGTCGTACGTGACTGGGACCTCGCTGGAAGAGGAGTTAGTCGAATAG
- a CDS encoding sugar phosphate nucleotidyltransferase, which translates to MKAVVLAGGYATRLWPITKHRPKMFLPVGDSTVIDQIFAELEADERVDEVFVSTNERFADSFRDHLENSRFEKPTLTVEDTTEEDEKFGVIGALAQLFDREDVTDDTIVIAGDNLISFDVAEFIDYFQAKDSTTLAAYDVGSRERAKSYGLVELDGDEVVDFQEKPEDPKSTLVSIACYAFTEDTIPLLDEYLEDGNNPDEPGWLIQWLHDRHPVYAFTFDGAWYDIGTPESYLEAVSWKLDGQNHIAENASVDNTTIGENVHVMEGAELVNSSLNNTIVFPQTTIHDCDIRNSIIDEKTHVENMDLAGALIGAHTQLTNGE; encoded by the coding sequence ATGAAAGCCGTCGTTCTTGCCGGTGGTTACGCGACCCGCCTCTGGCCGATTACGAAGCATCGGCCGAAGATGTTCCTCCCAGTCGGCGACTCGACCGTCATCGACCAGATATTCGCCGAGTTGGAGGCCGACGAGCGCGTGGACGAAGTGTTCGTCTCGACGAACGAACGCTTCGCCGACAGTTTTCGCGACCACTTGGAGAACAGTAGGTTCGAGAAGCCGACGCTCACCGTCGAGGACACGACCGAAGAGGACGAGAAGTTCGGCGTCATCGGCGCGCTCGCGCAACTGTTCGACCGCGAGGACGTCACCGACGACACCATCGTCATCGCGGGCGACAACCTCATCAGCTTCGACGTGGCCGAGTTCATCGACTACTTCCAAGCGAAAGACTCGACCACGCTGGCCGCCTACGACGTTGGCAGTCGAGAACGCGCGAAGTCGTACGGACTAGTCGAACTCGACGGCGACGAAGTCGTTGACTTCCAAGAGAAGCCCGAAGACCCCAAGAGTACGCTCGTCTCCATCGCCTGTTACGCCTTTACCGAGGATACCATTCCGCTGTTGGACGAGTATCTGGAAGACGGGAACAACCCGGACGAACCCGGGTGGCTCATCCAGTGGCTTCACGACCGCCATCCGGTCTACGCGTTCACGTTCGACGGCGCGTGGTACGACATCGGCACGCCCGAGAGCTACCTCGAAGCAGTCTCGTGGAAACTCGACGGTCAGAACCACATCGCAGAGAACGCGAGCGTCGATAACACGACTATCGGCGAGAACGTCCACGTCATGGAAGGCGCGGAACTCGTCAACTCCAGTCTGAACAACACCATCGTCTTCCCGCAAACGACGATTCACGACTGCGACATTCGCAACTCCATCATCGACGAGAAGACTCACGTCGAGAACATGGACCTCGCGGGCGCGCTCATCGGTGCGCACACCCAACTGACGAACGGGGAGTAG